The window CTGGATGTTCCCCTGCAAAGCGGAAAGATTAATATTCCCCTTTTTCCAcccttttcttttctattaacGGTGAGCGCGGAGTGCGGCTCCGCgaggtaatatttattttctcgcAATATACCGGATAATCGAGGCTGAATAGCGCATAAAGATTGCCATTAGGTACATTAAGCCGCCATACAGACGTTATAATAACAGCGTAATAACAGCAGGTGTGTTATAAGATTAAGAAGTATACATACCATTAAGTACGTGAACTAAGACTGTCTTTGTGTTAGCGTTACTGGGATGGCAGGTGTATTGTCCGCTGTCCGCCGGTTGAGCACGTTGAATTAAAAGGTATGACGTCGTTACCTCGCCCTTCTCCGTGATAACTGATACTCCGCCTCTCGGACTGTCATAATTGATCACCTGTCACGCGCAGATCCCggaaaaatgttattctaattaaatctCTTGTAACAGCTTATACAATAGTGTTCGACAAATCGATGAAAGGATCAATTAATTGGATGATTAATTAATCCTCCTCGTCGGAAAAAGATTCGGTTGCTGATCACCGATGTGATCAGCGTATGGCTCCGTAGAAGAGAGGGATGAAAAACTGCTGTAATAAAGTAGctagattttttttcactcCGAACACAAGAATGCGAGAGACGTgagataaatttctaattccGTCATTCTCCGTACGAGAAGCTTGGAATTAATTCTCGCAAATGCATCGGGATAcgtaaatttagtttaaagttCGCGTTTTGTCGAAAAATTTCCTCTTCTCGGATAAATCTActtaaataaatgtgttttttcTTTCACACGGCCGTAGTGCGCGGGTGTTATTGTGTTTATGTTTTTCGAATGTATTTTTCGAATATGGACGGATTAAAAACGGCAGCTCTCCTTCGCCCGGACTCGATCGCGTTTCCCGGTTTGTAAACTGGTGGAAATCCAGTTGTGAAAACTTTGGTGAAACCGATATAGCAGTTATCAGTTTATGTCTGTATTTCGCTGAAACTCATAATGTTTCAAAGCTGAACTTACGGCACTTTCAAAATAAACGAATCGTATGTCACTCTGTTGCAGAATGGATTTCAAAAACTTTCGACGGAGAAGTACTATAAATCCAAAAATACAACTGCAGCTCGGAGCAACTTgtctgttttatattaaatgttgtttttccattattttctttccCACACAGAGTCCGAGTACACCGCTTCGCGTTTCGTTTAGAcggcaatttctttatttgccCCCTTCCCTCCTCCCTTAATAGTATTTTGCTGAATTTCGTTTTAATTTCTGTCCACATCGTTCACTTATTCCGCCTCTTAAATTTAGACAATtcgttttttattcttctcacGTCCGCTTAGAAATGGATTTCGATTCAATCATGCCGCACGCTTATTACATTTTGCAACGAATCCTATCGTTATTATCCGCAACGTCATGTATTCACGTAATGCATATTTATCGAGAGCCTACAATAGATTGCAACTTGCGCCTTCAATATTAAACAAACGAGCGGTTCATGTGCACATTCGGGTGTGCCCGtggaaaattgtaatatcCGAATATCTCCAAAACTGTTTGAGGTAACCAAAAATTCCGTCtagtgtgtgtgtatgtacgcATGTTTcgtgtaaaaatttcaaagatcATGTATGCATTCCCTATACCGGAGAccgaaaaactaaaaatatttcatttacttTTCGCCCAGtataaaagcaaaatattttatttgcattttgctTTGCCAGCCAAATCAGATACAGCCCGTGTGAGTTTTTCTGAATCAAAATGAAAAGTCAATTATGAGGCAGGACCTctgtatttaattaagtttcaaTACGAGCGGAATTAATaactgtttttaataattatttcaaatatgagCATAAATTCCTGCTATTTCACCTGCATGCCACTTGTACATATGCAGATTTTAAATGTCATTACCTATACGTAACGCACGCGTtcgtttcatttttatttcgacgGAGCTGACgaagcgtttttttttttttttttttttaatagcttcTCGCTTTTATGGGGATTTTTCGCGTCTCttaaaaatgtctaaaaacgAGACACAGCGACACATTTGGCTTCCATTAAACCTTTGTTTAATGAAAGTTTTTAGCGCTTAACagataatattaacatattctCATTTCATAAGCCGATCCAACATGCATCAGCGTTACATGCCGTTACTACGGCTACATGCCGTCACCGAATTCCAATATAACAATGGCACGACGGCTAAATGCTGTCGGCGGCCCACAAAATGtctaaaattctgaaaatccaaaatatcaaattgataatacttattataattgacattaatatttgtcaatagctattgtttttgtaattctaaataataCGTTTCTGAACAATACGTTTATTTTCCCGTTTTGACGCGGTACCGCTCTTTCCATTCTTGCGATTATAATcgctatttataattaataaaaacctCGGCGTCCTccgcagaaaaaaaaatgaatttaatccaatactttgtttaaattacagtacgcgttttattttcttacggAAAGGTCGCGCGACATGTTTTATGCATTATTCCGCAATAATCTCTGCGTGTCTGAGCAGTCTTTTTTGCCGTCTGATAAACCTCAGCGTAGTACTTTCGAATCGGAATGCTTGTTTTCCGAGGCGGGATACGTACCGACGTCAAATAATGAGCCAAACCCAAGTTTTTTTCCCCTGCGATGTAACTTTGTTGAATTAGGGCGATCTTATGTAAGCCTTTTTATAATGAGGATACACAAAAGCGGATTACACTGTGGATAATACTGATTGCTCGGGGATCGAGGATGGGAAAGGGAGCGGATTGCGGCGAGTGGAAACACTCGCAGTTTGAAACACCGCTATCCCGCGGGTCACCGCggatatgataattttatttcctagCAAATTATCAAAGCCTGAGTATTGGTTGACACATATCTTAATTTCGCTCGCAATTAcatgtgtgtacatataatgGTAAACGTCATGtaattacaaacaaaattaatgcaCAGATGCCAGAAATCAATTGTACCAACCAGACGGTGCAGGAGCATGATTGCGCGTTTACCGATATTTATGCTACACACTGCGTATCTCAACATGCATAATTCTCCCTACGAACGGCGGGGGGGGAGTTAACTAGGTCATAGGGATGGAAGGAATGCGTGCGACGGGACAGACGGAAAATATGGGGCCAGCAGGAAATACTGCACGTCAAATTTTTCACTCGGGGGTTCGGGATATCGAGGCAGGATTGGCTAGCACGGATGCAATAGCGCCTAGACGGGATAGAAAGCGAATGATGAGACGGAACAAGTACACGAAGGGAAATCtcctcgcgcgcgcacgcgggcGACGCGGAAGCTTACGGGATCGAGGGCGACGGAACAGATGGGTTCGGAAAGGAAGAAAGTCAAATTCTGGGAAATAGACTAAGAAATAAAGTGACAGACGGACGGAAAAAGACTTGGACCCGCATGTGAGGATTGCAAAAATCGGATTGCGAAAAGAAAATCTTCAAATGAGACGGGAGGACGGAAGGGAAAAAGATAGCTGGCAAAAAGAAGGAAGATAAATCTTAGGGAGAAACTGCAGGGAACGTGAAAGTTGAGAAgagatgaaaattaataattaggtTTGCAAAACGACGTTAACTGTAGatgaataattgtaataatatataatacgtaaCTTGAATACATGTTACTTAAActacgaaataaataataataaacataaatgatAAAGTCTCGTTAAAAACTGGAGAATTAAGGAAATTTGTGCGACAAACTGTGTACTTAAATTAGATGTTATTGTGTTTATCTTGGAACACTATGCTGCAAATTGCGAGGAAATATCGATGGAGGGAGCTGGGAACGGGTAATAATAGGAAACAAAGATACAGTGCGCAATATTGGCGAGGAACATTACGAAACGGAAGGTACCGCGAGGACGACGAGAGAATTAATGCGATGAACTGTCGGTGGAGTTCGAAAGTAAGAATATAAGACCTAAGTAGAGAAGCCCGCGAGGTACAGAGACAGAAACACGGTCGTGGAAATAGGTGTTGTATAATGCGACCAGGGTCGGCAAAGCACACTAGAAAAACTTTACTCGGTAAAGGGAAAGAGAAGGAGGGGAGGAGAGCGCGGGGAGAGATAGGTTTTGAAGTTGAGAAATGAGACGGAGTTTCCGCGGTGTtcgtacatttaaaaattcaacaaggAGAAACGCTCCGAACaggtaatattaaaattaaaagttttccctcctctctttttccctcgatctgccctccccccccctccgtccatttctctctgtctctgtccTCGGAAAACTTAGAATCTTAGATTTAAAAACTTGCTTAAAACGGGTCGTATGATAGAGTGAAGACGGAGTAGATCGAGTGTGAGCGTAAGTTGAATGGGAGAAGGTAAAAGAGTTATGGTAGTGAAGAGAACAATAGATTTAAGTTAAGCAACGCGTCCTAGTATGGGAAAACGGGggattaataattgaaaattaatccGCCGACACTTTTCTTTTACTACTTTCATCTTCGTCAAATATGAATCCAGTCTAATGATTACGTACCTCATGATCGTGAGTCCAATAAATGGTTAGGGGTGGTTCGGGACTGTGCCGTACGACGCAGGTCAAGTTCATAGTGCTATCCTTGTTTATGTACATTTCCGGTTCTCCGACGATCGACGTCACAGGCTCTATGGAGAACGAGAggatataacatataatagggagtatatttaaatgtcttattaaataataagtagaTATATTACATGGAagtattagttaaaaaattgcacCAAACCAATTCTGAAGAAAAATCCAATAAGACATCTTGTATGGAAATTTAATATcgatttaatgaatattaatactagtttatattaataaaaaaatccaaTCAAAAATCTTAtgcagaaatttaatattaaaataattaatattaatatactcgagtgtttctattaatattaatacttttttaaatatcgttTTTTTACATCAACGGATAAGACGGAATTAAACGTGGTTTGTATTTAGATCTGCGCGAGATACGCGACAGATATTTAGTCTACTTctcaactttaaaatttagtttgaatttagattacaaagttaaaaaatgttatctcTTGATTCGTAATTAAACCGTTTATGTATATTCTCTTggaagatattaattttatttcataatcaaAATATAGAACAGTTTAAAAGAGATTTTGTCTTCATTCGAGAATGATTCTGTGACGAgcaaaatttcaaatgatCCCAACACAATTCCTACGGGTTTTAGCCTTTAGGGAAATTAAATTGATCGAAACTGTAGAGAaagtatgttatattttttgactCATTAATCAAAAAGTTTTCACGATAACAAAGCTTGAAAATGGTTAGCGTTTTCGTTacaccattttttaatatcgtgttttatcattattttagtaatattctgttttttgtaataaattgtgacattttatatgacaatatatgatttattatctCTTGTATATGTgagaatgttttttatatgtatacgtgtGTTTATCATAGTGTATGTGTGAGGGGTGAAATAAATATGCTACTATATAGCTTTTAAggtatgcattaaaaaatgttgggATAGCaacatatcatatttatttttattaatacaatatttttactcgCTCtgtcacataaaattatatttataaattgctgATTCTGTTGCATACGCGTGTGTGTACCATAGATGAAAATAAGTATGTATTACTTATTGCTATCCCCACAGTTTTAGacatatactttaaaaacCACGTAATACTACATTTACCTCTCCTTCCGGGTTATGTTACGTATAACTGTTATGAACACACACTCAAACAAATGCACACATACTCAGACGGCATatgatttatcataaatatttataaacatttattactatttatttttttaatagtatataaaattttaaatatatatttatagttagaaataaatatttatagtaatatttattgtacatatttcataaatttttttattatatttaagataaatctttatgatttgttcAATTTAAGAATCACAAaagtattcataaaatattttggtatggtctatttacaaaataattattatacgtataaatatttgGTAAATCTCTAatgaatacatatattgtatgcTATACACACAAAACGTTTTCAATAAatcgtatattattatttaaatctcacaatttattacaataatgatttggaatgttaattaaataataataaaatatatttcaaatggTTGAAAATGAGCCATTTTCAAGCTTTGTGTTTATGGAGACTAAATTATTGAgtcaaaaattacaatttgttataCTTTAAGCCAATTTCGCCAAGGACCAAAATCAGAATAATTGTgtctttatatttacaaagtttcataactttgtaattaatgtaaaattataatttatttaacgaaCTTCATAAAAATCGCAACGGAAAAAtccaattcaaaataaaaaggataTTGCATAttcataaagaatttaatagctctaattacatttgtttgtATCTAtcaacttttgtttttattgtatgatttttatataaaatattattttatataaaataaaattggaatAACAAGCTATTAAGAGTTATGagtttaaattgaaataaaagagacttaaaaatcataaaattatacttgatTAATTTTCCTCTGATTAAATTTACTCGCATTcttctttttgaaattttatattgcttcgctacaatatttaattcatggAAATTAATGCAAGTGtagtaatgttattttaacaaataaggatttatagattaaaataCATTGAAAAGCCATGTAATTAATGATGAATTGCAATTCCATTAAGCACATTACGCTTGGTTTTTGTTTGCTTATTGTTTGTCATTACTATATTTAGGAGCATTGACATTATCGATCACATAAGATAAACAAGTGCAAGCACGATATCAGATGTTCTGAATGATAAACAACAACAAATGGATCATTATTAATGCATTACAACTGAGAGATTAATATCTCGCTTTACTATATCTTTAACCAGTTCTACCGTTTTTACTTCCGTTGTTGCAAATGCTGCAACCGAAAGAGAATTTATTGccgtatataataattcactCTTCGCGTGAGATAGCGTCGACATAGTTCGACATACCGGAAACCAGATTAATTAGTATCAAAAACCGCCGGATTAATTTCTGTATAAATCGGAATGGGAGAGGAAACCGATACCAACGCCGGGGTATTAATATCAAGTTAATATTAAGTTCGGAGTCACGAAGCTAATTAAAGCCACTATCCGCGGGAATGAGCGAGCATGTATAatgatagaaatttataattcgtaAAGTTCGCGGGAATTGCAATCCCTATTCGTCTGCGGGCTCTCGtctccgccgcgccgcgcgcgaaCTTCAACGAGCTTCATAAAAATCTCAAGACGGGAAATCTCCGACACGGTGGGAGGGAAGAAGTTAAGCGTCGATATCCCCCCGATTTCATAAAACTCGCGTATATATCTCGGCCGAATCTCACCGTTGATTTTATCCTTCCGGGTGAATTACCCGGCGCGCACGAGACGCGTAAGACCGCggcgggggagggaggggtgGTGGACGAAACCACTCTGGGTCGCGTGTCCCATTGAGACGCTCCACGTGAATTAAGTCATGCAGTAAATCAGAGCCGGGGGCCCGCGGCGCGGCAAATGCCGCCGGTGTATCGCGATGCACGTGCGGTGCACATTAAGCTTCCGCCGCGGCAAATAGATATAGCGCCCAGCATCCGCCGCGACGCGCGGGCGAAATCAGCGCGCCGACGGCGATTccaccgccgccgcgcgcTCCGGAACGGGCCGGTGAAAAACGAGAGGAAAGCACAATGAGAGAAAGGGGGGAAACACCGGCAGATACCGGCCAACTGCTATACTAACCGACGACGGAGAGGTGCATGGAATGACCTATGGGCGGCGTCGTCGACACTTGACACTCGTATGTGCCGGAATCCCGTCGTTGAGGGTATTTCACTTGTAGCGTCCAGTCCTCCGTGTGAGGAAAATGCGACGCGACGAATCTCTGGTCCGACGTGTACGTCTCGACGCCCACGGTGAGAAGATGGATGTCCCTGTGTCTCACCCACGACACCTGGAAGGAgaagacagaaaaaaaaaagaagaacgaAACGTACGTAACGGATACGACGACGTCCGCGGACGACGAGCCCGCCGTCCAGCGAAACGTTTCGATCGGGAGATTGCGCGCGCGGTATAATTTAAGCGGATTTCGATACACCGCGGACGTGTAAAAATGATCCCCACGCCTCCATTTGATAATGGAACGCGCGGAGTTTCGTTTTTCCATATATCGGTGACGCGCGACCGTTCCGCCAGCCGAAATCTCGTATTCGCAgcccctccctctctcgcaCCCTTTCCGTCCCTCTCGATCGACGTGTAATTCGAGTTTTTCGCTCTCATCGTttcattccttttttttttttatcgatagCACTCGACATGTCTGTGTCTTACGTTTTCCGCCGCGCGTCAGAGGCGGGAGAAAACGGGACCGACGTGATTGATTTACATAAATGCGTTCGACGCGATATTATATTAACGTGTAACGTGAAATGCCGGGCACGTAGGATAAAAATGCGTATTCTCCCATAAAAACGGCTTCATTGAGTTTTGCACGCGTGCTCGGCGTACCGGAGGCCGATATGAAAAGGGAGGGGGAAAGGTGCGGGCAGGAGAATCGTAACGCGGCTTTTGTTCATATGACGCGGCAGTTACGATCTAGTGCTAATGAAAAGCGCATATTCGATTTTAGCTTTAATAGAGAGAACGAGGAATGGCCGTATGATTGCGTTTTCGCCTCCTCGCAACAAAAAAGTGCCTCGACCGCGGGCGAACTGGCGGAACTATTGTCGAAATAATTTTGGGAGGGAGACCGCCCATCTCGACGCTGATTAGAATGCAATTTAACGTTAACGTCGTATTTGGCgagaaatttgaaaatctctAGGAGAGCTGCTGACGAAAGAAaccattttttttcccccccgtAGCCAATAACAACGTTAGAGTTAATTTCGCAGAACAATATGCATCTGAAATTTGTACATTTCGAAAATGTTTTTCCCTCGCGAACGAAATGACATTCGGActgtttagaaaaaaaaattttttttttaactaccCGCCGTTCCAAATGCACGCGATTGTAAAAGCAAACGGAAATATTCAAAGCGCATTTGCATTACTTTCGGATATGGACGCGAGACGAGGCAATCATATCGCATAGTTTAGCTTGCACTGgctgtaattaaaatagttgAGCGGCCCTTTGTCGTTCCGCCTCAATAACACGGATTTGCTCGCGTGCTTGTCGACCTATATTTACCAACCGTGTGCAGCAGCAACATTAGAAATCTCGCGCGATTGCGCGAAATAGCGGGAGGAGCGCGTTTGTGTGTACGCGACTCCGCGAAcggaatatatacatatgcttTACACGCTAAAGTGGAAACATCGATTTATCAATTTACGTCAAACTTGTACGTTCCCGAATACTTTGGCTAGCCATCGGAAAATCCGAAAACTTTTCACCTCTCCCTCCGCTGCCGTGATTACCGCGTACAATTGACTATTCCGCATGCGAAAAGTCGCGAAAGCGGGGAAATCTTAAGCTCTCGGAACTCTATTTTGAAAATGTCAATACGTGGATGCACGTTCACTTCAATTCTGACAGTGCTCGTGTGCTCGCACCACAATTTCCCGGTCGAGACGTACTTTCGTTGATGCATGTTGCGCGGTGGCAacacagtaataataataataattatgtacgcAATAGTCGTAATGCATAGAGGTTAgcattagttttttttttttaatgaaatacgACGCGTCTAAATCATAACGGGCAAAACGTTGTACGTTGCcaacccgcgcgcgcgcgcgcgcgctttcagtaatattagaaaaaactaGCTTTCCccacaattaatttttcagcGTGAAAATTCTCGTATTTATACACCGCGCTGATGCTgttacttgcattaataggaaatttttttttgaatttgctgaaactaatataattttataggaACGCGTAAAAAAtcgctttaataaaaaaaaaaaaattaattcagccATCCGCACGCGGAGCAGCAAAATTTCACCGGAGAAAAAGGTATAtatgctttctttttttttcctctctctctctctctctctctctctctttatctggCTCTAGATGTCGAAATTTTCGCGATACAATCTACCTATTAATTCGTCATTTGAAATAACAGgttttccattaaaatttaacgcCTCTCGTATATATGAAACACGAAACGTGGAAAATTTACGCTGCACTGTGAAAACGTAATTCAACTACCTACATGGGCGCGGCAAAGAGACAGATTGTGCcggtgaaatataaaaaacggTGTTAACGGAATAGGGACGAGCAGCGGTGCGAGCAAAAACTCAGACGCGAAAGATGCGAAGGGGGGAATGCGGCCTTTTTTCCTTCCTAGTTTTTGTTGAAATCTCTCTCGGGCGTACTGGCGCGCGCGAGAGtcggacgcgcgcgcgagagttGGAGCgaaggaaaaaaggaagagataTTGCAGTCTTGCCTATCCTCGTGGTGTTCTTTATATAAGTGCCTCGTGACGGGCCAACTTTATTATACATGTGAGGAAAAACACCGCGCgcgtat of the Monomorium pharaonis isolate MP-MQ-018 chromosome 11, ASM1337386v2, whole genome shotgun sequence genome contains:
- the LOC105834162 gene encoding SPEG neighbor protein; amino-acid sequence: MRCLILTLGLLVSVQGPTRCTADHRTHENRASEPLDRGPYFDVSVSRNVTALVGKTATLNCRVRNLGDRTVSWVRHRDIHLLTVGVETYTSDQRFVASHFPHTEDWTLQVKYPQRRDSGTYECQVSTTPPIGHSMHLSVVEPVTSIVGEPEMYINKDSTMNLTCVVRHSPEPPLTIYWTHDHEVINYDSPRGGVSVITEKGEVTTSYLLIQRAQPADSGQYTCHPSNANTKTVLVHVLNGEHPAAMQHGGQLRLANLPFVMISTTLLTFLNHPY